The region CATTTTTTTGATTACTATGAACACTATGCAGGTTCTTTTATGCCAAAAGAATATTTATTAGCAGGTAAGATGCAAATAGAACAAACAAAAAGCTATATAGATAAGAAAAAAAGATTAGAATTGGCAAGAAAATTTGTATCTGGAGCGTCGTTTAATATGGTGAAGAACCTACGTTACTATATAAATAGAGAAAGAGATTTACAAAATGTACAGGATAGTATAGAGAAGTATAATCTACTTATTGATACAAGTACAGAGGTAGACGAGTTAATGGGAGTAGAGGGGAATATTAGACAAATGTATTATTCTGCTTTTAATGAGATAATAATTCCTGATTTTACAATGGGTAACAGAAGTAAACGGCCTCCTGAAAATGAGATAAATGCTTTAATCTCTTTTGGTAATATGCTGTGTTACACCTTGTGTTTGGGTCAGATTTATCATACACAACTTAATCCTACGATTAGTTTTTTGCACGAACCTGGATATAGACGCTATTCACTAGCTCTTGATTTAGCAGAGATATTTAAGCCACTTTTAGTTGATCGATTGATATTTAGGTTGTTAAATAAAAAGGAGATACAAGCCAAAGACTTTGATCATCAATTAAATAGTTGTATTTTAACAGAGTCAGGAAGAAAAATATTTGTTAAGGCTTGGGAGGAAAAAATAACAGAAACCTTTAAGCATCCTGTACTTAAGCGCAATATTAGTTATAAACACCTGATTAAATTAGAATGTTATAAGTTGAGTAAACATATTTTGGATATAGAAGAGTATAAACCTTTTAAATCTAGATGGTAATGTACGTAATATTAGTTTATGATATTAGCGATAAGAAAGTAGGTAAGATGCTTAAACTCTGTAGAAAATATTTGAATTGGATACAGAATTCAGTATTTGAGGGAGAGATTACAGAAGTGAAGCTAAAAGAATTATTATTAGAAGCTAAGTTAATATTAGATAAGGAGAAGGATAG is a window of Myroides oncorhynchi DNA encoding:
- the cas1b gene encoding type I-B CRISPR-associated endonuclease Cas1b, with protein sequence MKKTYYLFNPGRLSRTDNTLKFIPTDSNGNEGTPKYIPIEGVADLFCFGSLDANSALYTFLGKAGIAVHFFDYYEHYAGSFMPKEYLLAGKMQIEQTKSYIDKKKRLELARKFVSGASFNMVKNLRYYINRERDLQNVQDSIEKYNLLIDTSTEVDELMGVEGNIRQMYYSAFNEIIIPDFTMGNRSKRPPENEINALISFGNMLCYTLCLGQIYHTQLNPTISFLHEPGYRRYSLALDLAEIFKPLLVDRLIFRLLNKKEIQAKDFDHQLNSCILTESGRKIFVKAWEEKITETFKHPVLKRNISYKHLIKLECYKLSKHILDIEEYKPFKSRW
- the cas2 gene encoding CRISPR-associated endonuclease Cas2 codes for the protein MYVILVYDISDKKVGKMLKLCRKYLNWIQNSVFEGEITEVKLKELLLEAKLILDKEKDSVIIFKSRQEKWLEKQVLGKEKNELDNFL